A window from Flavobacterium sp. 83 encodes these proteins:
- a CDS encoding pyridoxal phosphate-dependent aminotransferase, protein MNNPLSDRINNLATSQTLAMAALARELKAQGKDIISLSLGEPDFNTPDFIKEAAKKAIDENYSTYSPVEGYAELKEAICRKFKRDNNLDYKPSQIVVSTGAKQSLYNIAQVMLNDGDEVILPAPYWVSYFEIVKLSGGVPVEVPTSVDTDFKITPEQLEAAITPKTKMMWFSSPCNPSGSVYNREELTALAKVLEKYPNVYVVADEIYEHINFSGTFCSIASIPGMLERTITVNGVAKAFAMTGWRIGYIGAPEFIAKACTKIQGQVTSGANSIAQRATITAVDADPSVLKHMVDAFHSRRDLVVGLLKEIPGVKINVPEGAFYVFPDVSSFFGKTLKGTEIKNAMDLSMYLLAEANVATVTGDAFGNPDCIRFSYATSDEILKEALKRIKDALAL, encoded by the coding sequence ATGAATAATCCACTTTCAGACAGAATTAACAATCTAGCTACATCACAAACACTAGCAATGGCTGCTTTGGCCAGAGAATTAAAAGCACAAGGAAAAGATATCATCAGCTTAAGTTTAGGCGAACCTGATTTCAATACGCCAGACTTCATCAAAGAAGCAGCAAAAAAAGCAATTGATGAAAATTATAGCACCTATTCTCCAGTAGAAGGATATGCTGAATTAAAAGAAGCAATCTGCAGAAAATTCAAAAGAGACAATAATTTAGACTACAAACCATCTCAAATTGTAGTTTCAACAGGAGCAAAACAATCCTTATACAACATTGCACAAGTAATGTTAAACGATGGTGATGAAGTAATTTTACCAGCTCCTTACTGGGTTTCTTATTTCGAAATCGTAAAATTATCAGGTGGAGTTCCTGTAGAAGTTCCTACATCTGTAGATACGGATTTCAAAATCACACCAGAACAATTAGAAGCAGCCATCACACCAAAAACAAAAATGATGTGGTTCAGTTCTCCTTGTAATCCAAGTGGATCGGTGTACAACAGAGAAGAATTAACGGCATTAGCAAAAGTATTGGAGAAATATCCAAACGTTTACGTTGTTGCTGACGAAATCTACGAGCACATCAATTTCTCAGGGACTTTTTGCAGTATTGCATCAATCCCAGGAATGTTAGAAAGAACAATTACTGTAAATGGAGTTGCCAAAGCTTTTGCCATGACAGGATGGAGAATTGGATACATTGGCGCACCAGAATTCATTGCTAAAGCCTGTACAAAAATTCAAGGTCAGGTAACTTCAGGAGCAAATTCTATCGCACAACGCGCTACCATTACAGCAGTAGATGCTGATCCAAGTGTATTAAAACACATGGTTGATGCTTTCCATAGCCGTAGAGATTTAGTAGTAGGATTATTGAAAGAAATTCCAGGAGTAAAAATCAACGTTCCAGAAGGTGCTTTTTACGTATTCCCAGACGTTTCTTCTTTCTTTGGAAAAACATTGAAAGGAACCGAAATCAAAAATGCAATGGATTTATCAATGTACCTTTTGGCCGAAGCTAACGTAGCAACGGTAACAGGTGACGCTTTTGGAAATCCTGACTGTATCCGTTTCTCTTACGCAACCAGCGACGAGATCTTGAAAGAAGCATTAAAAAGAATCAAAGATGCTTTGGCACTATAG
- a CDS encoding acyl-CoA desaturase, with amino-acid sequence MNKTAPTFAKQDNLKFFRTLNSRVNNYFKENNIQKTGNWRLYLKTIILFAVFLAPYFLILTLDMPFWAHLLLTIVMGIGMAGVGMNVMHDGNHGSYSNKNWVNKFMGGTIYVLAGNVYNWQVQHNVLHHTYTNIPGHDEDLDAGRVIRFTKEAKWYNFHRFQQYYSVFLYGLLTFNWAITTDFKQMRSYLKRKLSYGEAKSPKILWTTLIITKIIYVSIWIVLPIVIGITWWKVLIGFFVMHYTAGLILSVVFQLAHVVEETTNPSPNELGEMDNTWAIHQLFTTTNFAPKNKIVNWYTGGLNHQIEHHIFPNISHVHYGKIANIVKETAQECNLPYYEYKTMRSAVIAHFKHLKELGMKPELT; translated from the coding sequence ATGAACAAGACCGCTCCTACATTTGCAAAGCAAGACAATCTGAAGTTTTTCAGAACTCTTAACTCGCGGGTAAACAATTACTTCAAGGAAAACAATATCCAAAAAACTGGAAATTGGAGACTTTATTTGAAAACCATAATCTTGTTTGCAGTTTTTCTTGCGCCTTATTTTTTAATCCTAACGTTAGATATGCCGTTTTGGGCACACCTTCTTTTAACAATCGTTATGGGAATTGGAATGGCCGGAGTAGGAATGAACGTAATGCATGATGGGAACCATGGTTCTTATTCCAATAAAAATTGGGTTAATAAATTCATGGGAGGAACTATTTATGTTCTTGCAGGAAATGTATACAACTGGCAAGTACAACACAACGTTTTACACCATACTTACACGAATATTCCAGGTCACGATGAAGATTTAGATGCCGGGCGTGTCATTCGTTTTACAAAAGAAGCTAAATGGTATAACTTTCATCGTTTTCAACAATATTACTCTGTTTTTCTCTATGGATTATTAACTTTCAATTGGGCTATTACAACTGATTTCAAACAGATGAGAAGTTACCTAAAAAGAAAATTATCCTATGGTGAAGCCAAAAGCCCAAAAATACTTTGGACCACTTTAATCATCACTAAAATAATTTACGTTTCCATCTGGATCGTTTTACCAATCGTTATTGGAATCACTTGGTGGAAAGTCCTTATTGGTTTCTTCGTGATGCATTACACTGCAGGATTAATTCTTAGCGTTGTGTTTCAATTGGCACATGTTGTGGAAGAAACGACCAATCCATCTCCAAATGAATTAGGGGAAATGGATAATACTTGGGCAATTCATCAATTGTTTACCACAACCAACTTTGCTCCAAAAAACAAAATTGTAAACTGGTATACCGGAGGATTAAACCACCAAATAGAGCACCACATTTTTCCAAATATCAGCCATGTACATTATGGTAAAATTGCGAATATTGTAAAAGAAACTGCTCAAGAATGCAACTTGCCGTATTACGAATATAAAACAATGCGAAGTGCTGTCATCGCACACTTTAAGCATTTGAAAGAACTGGGAATGAAACCGGAACTTACATAA
- the rsmG gene encoding 16S rRNA (guanine(527)-N(7))-methyltransferase RsmG → MDEILKYFPYLTDIQKEQFAKLDFLYHDWNEKINVISRKDIDALYTKHILHSLGIAKIIKFEPGTYVLDVGTGGGFPGIPLAILFPETRFFLIDIIAKKIKVVQAVAEALELKNVKAEQLRAENVKGDFDFIVSRAVTNMPDFVSWVKTKIKKNNKHELKNGILYLKGGDLTEELKDFPKAKEYNLADFFEDEFFETKKVVHLPLKFQS, encoded by the coding sequence ATGGACGAGATTCTTAAGTATTTTCCTTATTTGACTGATATTCAAAAAGAGCAATTCGCAAAATTGGATTTTTTATACCACGATTGGAACGAAAAAATCAATGTCATTTCGCGAAAAGATATTGATGCTTTATATACCAAGCATATTCTACACTCATTGGGAATTGCAAAAATTATAAAATTTGAACCGGGAACTTATGTTCTGGATGTTGGCACGGGCGGAGGATTTCCTGGAATTCCATTGGCGATTCTTTTCCCTGAAACCCGTTTTTTTCTGATTGATATTATTGCCAAAAAGATAAAAGTGGTTCAAGCTGTTGCTGAAGCATTAGAACTTAAAAATGTAAAAGCAGAACAATTACGCGCTGAAAACGTAAAAGGAGATTTCGATTTTATCGTGAGTCGTGCTGTTACGAATATGCCTGATTTTGTTTCTTGGGTAAAAACCAAAATCAAAAAGAATAATAAACATGAATTGAAAAACGGAATTCTCTATCTAAAAGGCGGTGATTTAACGGAAGAGTTGAAGGATTTCCCGAAAGCTAAGGAATATAATTTAGCAGACTTTTTTGAAGATGAATTCTTTGAAACTAAGAAAGTGGTGCATTTGCCGTTGAAGTTTCAATCATAG
- the pruA gene encoding L-glutamate gamma-semialdehyde dehydrogenase, which translates to MLKGFFHVPKAVNEPVKGYAPNSPEKAAVQAAYAKMWNSKIDIPLYIGSEEIRTGNTKNMTAPHDHKHIVGTYHLAEKSHVEQAIANALEAKTAWANMAWEQRAAIFLKAAELIAGPYRARINAATMIAQSKNIHQAEIDASCEFIDFLRFNVEFMTQIYNDQPKSNSDMWNRLEYRPLEGFVYAITPFNFTAIAGNLPASAAMMGNVVIWKPSDSQVFSAQIIIEVFKEAGVPDGVINVVFGDALMITDTVLASRDFAGIHFTGSTHVFKDIWEKIGTNIHHYKTYPRIVGETGGKDFIIAHPSSNPKQVATGIVRGAFEFQGQKCSAASRSYVPKSLWPAIKEQLITDTKSMKMGSPEDFGNFITAVIHEGSFDKLALFIDQAKKDTDAEIIVGGNYDKSVGYFIEPTIIVTTNPHYSTMETELFGPVMTIFVYEDDKWLETLELVDTTSEYALTGAVFSQDRYAIEQATTKLQNAAGNFYINDKPTGAVVGMQPFGGARASGTNDKAGSALNLLRWASPRTIKETFITPVDYRYPFLGE; encoded by the coding sequence ATGTTAAAAGGATTTTTTCATGTACCAAAAGCGGTAAACGAACCAGTAAAAGGATACGCACCAAATTCACCAGAAAAAGCAGCTGTTCAAGCAGCTTACGCAAAAATGTGGAATTCTAAAATCGATATACCATTATACATTGGAAGCGAAGAAATTAGAACTGGAAACACAAAAAACATGACCGCTCCTCACGATCACAAACATATCGTAGGAACGTATCATCTAGCCGAAAAATCTCATGTTGAGCAAGCAATTGCAAATGCATTAGAAGCTAAGACTGCATGGGCAAATATGGCTTGGGAACAAAGAGCCGCTATTTTCCTGAAAGCAGCTGAATTGATTGCAGGTCCTTACAGAGCAAGAATAAATGCCGCAACAATGATTGCGCAATCAAAAAATATCCATCAAGCAGAAATTGATGCTTCTTGTGAATTCATTGACTTTTTACGTTTCAACGTAGAATTCATGACACAAATTTACAATGATCAGCCAAAATCTAACTCTGATATGTGGAACCGCTTAGAATACAGACCTCTTGAAGGTTTTGTATACGCGATTACTCCATTCAACTTTACTGCTATTGCCGGAAATCTTCCTGCAAGTGCTGCAATGATGGGGAATGTTGTGATTTGGAAACCAAGCGACAGCCAAGTTTTCTCTGCACAAATCATCATTGAAGTATTCAAAGAAGCGGGAGTACCTGATGGCGTTATTAACGTTGTTTTTGGAGATGCTTTGATGATTACCGATACTGTTTTGGCAAGTCGTGATTTTGCAGGAATACACTTTACAGGTTCAACGCATGTATTCAAAGATATTTGGGAAAAAATTGGAACAAACATTCACCATTACAAAACATACCCAAGAATTGTTGGAGAAACTGGAGGAAAAGATTTCATCATCGCACATCCAAGTTCGAATCCAAAACAAGTAGCAACAGGAATTGTTCGTGGTGCATTTGAATTTCAAGGTCAAAAATGTTCAGCAGCTTCAAGATCTTATGTTCCTAAAAGTTTGTGGCCAGCGATAAAAGAACAACTGATCACTGATACAAAATCAATGAAAATGGGTTCTCCAGAAGATTTTGGAAACTTTATCACTGCAGTAATTCACGAAGGTTCTTTCGACAAATTAGCTCTTTTTATTGACCAAGCCAAAAAAGATACTGATGCCGAAATTATCGTTGGTGGTAATTATGATAAATCTGTTGGTTATTTTATTGAACCAACAATTATTGTTACAACAAACCCACATTATTCCACAATGGAAACGGAATTGTTCGGACCTGTAATGACGATTTTCGTTTACGAAGACGACAAATGGTTAGAAACTTTGGAATTAGTAGATACAACTTCAGAATATGCTTTAACAGGTGCGGTTTTCAGTCAAGATCGTTACGCAATTGAGCAAGCGACTACCAAATTGCAAAATGCGGCCGGTAACTTCTATATCAATGACAAACCAACTGGAGCAGTTGTAGGAATGCAACCTTTTGGTGGTGCAAGAGCATCAGGAACTAACGATAAAGCGGGTTCAGCATTGAACTTATTGCGTTGGGCTTCGCCAAGAACTATCAAAGAAACTTTTATCACTCCAGTAGATTACAGATACCCATTTTTGGGAGAATAA
- the apaG gene encoding Co2+/Mg2+ efflux protein ApaG, which translates to MVSQITRGIKISVLTSFEGTYFKNYKIHFAFSYEITIENHSKDSVQLISRHWEIFDSLNDVEVVDGEGIIGKKPVLKPGEFHTYSSGCLLSSPYGAMKGYFNMINFTSTKNFKVIVPTFRLCAPFALN; encoded by the coding sequence ATGGTTTCGCAAATAACAAGAGGCATAAAGATATCAGTATTGACTAGTTTTGAAGGGACCTACTTCAAAAACTATAAAATTCACTTTGCTTTTAGTTATGAGATCACAATCGAAAATCACAGTAAAGATTCTGTTCAATTGATTTCTCGCCATTGGGAAATTTTTGATTCTCTAAATGATGTTGAAGTAGTTGATGGCGAAGGAATAATTGGAAAAAAACCTGTTTTAAAACCAGGCGAATTTCACACTTACAGCTCAGGTTGCTTATTATCGTCTCCTTACGGTGCAATGAAAGGGTATTTTAATATGATTAATTTTACTTCAACAAAAAATTTCAAAGTCATAGTACCTACCTTTAGATTGTGCGCTCCATTTGCATTAAACTAA
- a CDS encoding DUF5103 domain-containing protein, translated as MLKAFFRKIAFLFIITSATAQVEKEVAPPYNVKTISFVQSNQNVIPIFKLGEGFQLQFDDLFGNEADYYYEITHCDYNWNPTDIPKSEYLKGFDNQRISDYTNSFNTLQIYSHYRLAIPNQYTQLLISGNYILKILNENKEVVFSRKFILYEDLVTVPTQVKRARTVSNLDTKHNLEFTIKSSTITFQNPLKNVKVVLLQNGKLNDAITNIVPQYTIGNDLIYKYDTQTQFWAGNEYLYFENKDIRAANNNVARVDSNNEIYSSYLYTNNARTNFLYSVTQDVNGNFVVKNINATNSEIEADYAWAYFSLSAPTFRMNKDIYITGMFNNYNTTPEYKMDYNEKTNRYEKAILIKQGFTSFQYTVADSKGIIDHENAIDGNFYQTENDYSIMVYYRENTNRYDRVIGKGTTNSINTIN; from the coding sequence ATGCTTAAAGCCTTTTTTCGAAAAATAGCATTTCTTTTTATAATTACCTCGGCAACTGCACAAGTAGAAAAAGAGGTCGCTCCACCCTATAATGTAAAGACGATTTCTTTTGTTCAAAGCAATCAAAATGTAATTCCAATTTTTAAATTAGGGGAAGGTTTTCAATTGCAATTCGACGACCTATTTGGCAATGAAGCTGATTACTACTATGAAATAACTCATTGTGATTATAATTGGAACCCAACAGACATTCCTAAAAGCGAGTATTTAAAAGGTTTTGATAACCAAAGAATTTCAGATTACACCAATTCTTTCAACACATTACAAATCTATTCTCATTATAGACTGGCAATTCCCAATCAGTACACACAATTATTAATCAGTGGTAATTACATCCTGAAAATTTTAAACGAAAATAAAGAAGTCGTTTTTTCCAGAAAATTTATTCTTTATGAAGATCTGGTTACAGTACCTACTCAAGTAAAAAGAGCGAGAACTGTTAGCAATTTAGATACTAAACACAATTTAGAATTCACTATTAAATCAAGCACCATTACTTTTCAAAATCCACTTAAAAACGTAAAAGTAGTTTTACTTCAAAATGGAAAATTAAATGATGCAATTACAAATATTGTCCCTCAATATACGATTGGAAACGATTTGATTTATAAGTATGACACTCAAACTCAATTTTGGGCAGGAAACGAATATTTATACTTTGAAAACAAAGACATTAGAGCTGCCAATAACAATGTGGCCCGTGTAGATTCAAATAATGAGATTTACAGCTCTTATTTATACACTAATAATGCACGAACTAATTTTTTGTACTCCGTAACACAAGATGTCAACGGGAATTTTGTCGTGAAAAATATAAACGCAACCAATAGCGAAATTGAAGCTGACTATGCATGGGCCTATTTTAGTCTTTCGGCTCCAACTTTTAGAATGAATAAAGACATTTACATCACCGGAATGTTCAACAATTATAATACAACTCCAGAATATAAAATGGATTATAATGAAAAAACGAACCGATATGAAAAAGCCATTTTAATAAAACAAGGATTTACTAGTTTTCAATATACAGTTGCTGACAGTAAAGGAATCATCGATCATGAAAATGCAATTGATGGGAATTTTTATCAAACAGAAAATGATTATTCGATAATGGTTTATTACAGAGAAAACACCAATCGATACGATCGAGTAATAGGAAAAGGAACTACAAATTCCATAAATACCATCAACTAA
- a CDS encoding class I SAM-dependent methyltransferase, translating to MKKLFKLILNTIPRPLLIRLSYVARPVLAFALKGTTFTDPIDGKSFKMFLPYGYGTQRNNVLSPSTLSLERHRLLWLYLNEQTNFFTSTAKKKVLHFAPEQAFYKLFRNQKNLEYTTTDLFSPLADVKADICDLPFEDNQYDVILCNHVLEHIPDDTKAMQELYRVLKPGGMAILQIPQDLSRATTFADDSITDQKERAKIFGQYDHVRIYGRDYFDKLRSIGFKVVEEDYTNKIAPELVEKYCLAKGEIIPVCFK from the coding sequence ATGAAGAAACTATTTAAATTAATACTTAATACTATACCGCGTCCTTTACTGATCAGATTAAGCTATGTAGCACGTCCCGTTCTTGCCTTTGCATTAAAAGGAACTACATTCACTGATCCTATTGACGGAAAAAGTTTTAAAATGTTCTTGCCTTACGGTTACGGAACACAAAGAAACAATGTGCTTTCGCCAAGTACACTTTCATTGGAAAGACACCGTTTATTATGGTTGTATTTGAATGAGCAAACTAATTTTTTTACTTCAACAGCAAAAAAGAAAGTGTTGCATTTTGCGCCGGAACAAGCTTTTTATAAATTGTTTCGAAATCAAAAAAATCTGGAGTACACCACAACCGATTTATTTTCCCCTTTGGCAGATGTAAAAGCGGATATTTGTGATTTACCATTTGAAGACAATCAATATGATGTTATTCTTTGCAATCACGTTTTGGAACACATTCCAGATGATACTAAAGCAATGCAGGAATTGTATCGCGTTTTGAAACCCGGTGGAATGGCAATTTTACAAATTCCACAAGATTTGTCCAGAGCCACTACTTTTGCTGACGACAGCATTACGGATCAAAAAGAACGCGCTAAAATATTCGGGCAATACGATCATGTTCGAATTTATGGTAGAGATTATTTTGACAAACTAAGAAGCATCGGTTTTAAAGTCGTTGAAGAAGATTACACCAATAAAATAGCACCCGAACTAGTAGAAAAATATTGTTTGGCCAAAGGCGAAATTATTCCGGTATGCTTTAAATAG
- the map gene encoding type I methionyl aminopeptidase, whose amino-acid sequence MIIVKSREEIELMRESALIVSKTLGMIASEIKEGVTTLYLDKLAEEFIRDHGAEPSFLGLYGFPNSLCMSPNAQVVHGIPNNKPLESGDVISVDCGAYKNGYHGDHAYSFEIGEVAPETKKLLQITKESLYVGIRELRLGNRVEDVGNAIQKYTEAHGYGVVRELVGHGVGQKMHEDPEMPNYGKKGRGKLFVEGMVVAIEPMINMGTRNIKQLKDGWTILTADGKPSAHFEHDVAIIDGKPEILSTFGYIYKALGIVSNEEDEFRKTPLVL is encoded by the coding sequence ATGATCATAGTAAAATCCCGTGAAGAAATAGAATTGATGCGCGAAAGTGCATTAATAGTATCAAAAACATTAGGAATGATTGCTTCTGAAATTAAAGAAGGAGTCACCACTTTATATCTGGACAAATTAGCCGAAGAATTCATTCGTGACCACGGAGCTGAACCAAGTTTCCTTGGATTATATGGTTTCCCAAACTCACTTTGCATGAGTCCTAACGCACAAGTAGTTCATGGAATTCCAAATAACAAACCATTAGAAAGCGGCGATGTAATCTCCGTAGATTGCGGTGCTTATAAAAATGGATACCATGGCGATCATGCCTATTCTTTTGAGATTGGTGAAGTCGCTCCGGAAACTAAAAAATTATTGCAAATAACTAAAGAATCATTATACGTAGGAATCCGAGAATTAAGATTAGGAAACCGCGTAGAAGACGTTGGAAATGCTATTCAAAAATACACTGAGGCGCATGGTTATGGTGTAGTTCGTGAATTAGTAGGTCACGGCGTAGGACAAAAAATGCACGAAGATCCTGAAATGCCAAACTATGGTAAAAAAGGAAGAGGAAAGCTTTTTGTTGAAGGAATGGTTGTAGCGATCGAGCCTATGATTAACATGGGAACCCGAAATATCAAACAATTAAAAGACGGTTGGACAATCCTTACTGCCGATGGAAAACCAAGCGCACACTTTGAGCATGATGTAGCTATAATTGATGGGAAACCAGAGATATTATCGACTTTTGGATACATCTACAAAGCGTTAGGAATTGTGAGTAATGAAGAAGATGAGTTTAGAAAAACACCTTTGGTATTGTAA
- a CDS encoding TolC family protein codes for MKQLLIAFLLLGFAAFGQEFTAKELTYTEFLGYVKKYHPLVKNANLEINKAQANLMMARGGFDPKIEVDFSKKQFKEKEYYSILNSSFKIPTWYGIEIKAGFDNNEGIYLNPENTVPNQGLTSLGISVPLGQGLFINQRMADVRKAKIQMQLSQSERKLQAIAVLYDASLAYFNWKKNFNEVKLYDEYNKNAQTRFKGIKTLIVQGDKPAIDSIEAGIIVKNRILNLEDSKLKLAKAKLELANFLWLENNIPLELSDELIPETQLEFTIQESLKTNDLLNADFSITNHPKINALQSKIDILNVEKKLKANMLLPKIDVGYSYLSEPSYIDNYQFKDYKIGLDFYFPLFLRKERGSLKLAKYKVQETEFALDIEKVQLSNKINAQKLEIVSLLKQKELIKGLVEDNLTMLNSEERLFSFGESSLFLINTRENNLVSAQLSKIALENRFYVSNSELFKIMANPD; via the coding sequence ATGAAACAACTCCTTATCGCTTTTTTATTATTGGGTTTTGCTGCTTTTGGACAAGAATTTACCGCCAAAGAACTGACCTATACCGAGTTTCTGGGCTATGTGAAAAAATACCATCCATTAGTCAAAAATGCCAACTTAGAAATCAATAAAGCACAAGCAAATTTGATGATGGCACGCGGTGGATTTGACCCAAAAATCGAAGTAGATTTTAGCAAAAAACAATTCAAAGAAAAAGAGTATTATTCGATTTTGAATAGTAGTTTCAAAATCCCAACTTGGTATGGAATTGAGATTAAAGCAGGATTTGACAACAATGAAGGCATTTATCTGAATCCTGAAAATACGGTTCCGAATCAAGGCTTGACTTCATTGGGAATTAGCGTTCCGCTAGGACAAGGATTATTCATTAATCAAAGAATGGCTGATGTTCGCAAAGCAAAAATTCAAATGCAATTAAGCCAATCCGAAAGAAAATTGCAGGCAATAGCAGTTTTGTATGATGCTTCACTGGCTTATTTTAATTGGAAGAAAAACTTCAACGAAGTAAAGTTGTATGACGAGTATAATAAAAATGCGCAAACACGTTTCAAAGGGATTAAAACCTTAATCGTGCAAGGTGACAAACCTGCAATTGACAGTATTGAAGCCGGAATCATTGTAAAAAACCGAATATTAAATTTAGAAGATTCGAAACTTAAATTGGCTAAAGCCAAATTAGAACTGGCCAATTTTCTTTGGTTGGAAAACAACATTCCGCTTGAATTGTCAGACGAACTGATTCCCGAAACGCAGTTAGAATTCACGATTCAGGAAAGTTTAAAAACAAATGATTTGTTAAACGCCGATTTCTCCATCACTAATCATCCAAAAATAAATGCATTACAAAGCAAAATTGACATCTTGAATGTAGAGAAAAAATTAAAAGCCAATATGCTTTTGCCAAAAATTGATGTGGGCTACTCCTATTTATCGGAACCCAGCTACATTGACAATTATCAATTTAAGGACTACAAAATAGGGTTAGATTTCTATTTCCCTTTATTTCTTCGAAAAGAACGCGGAAGTTTGAAACTAGCGAAATACAAAGTCCAAGAAACTGAATTTGCATTGGACATAGAAAAAGTACAATTGTCCAATAAAATCAATGCGCAGAAACTGGAGATTGTATCGTTATTAAAACAAAAAGAGTTAATAAAAGGTTTAGTAGAAGACAATCTCACGATGTTAAATTCAGAGGAAAGATTGTTTTCTTTTGGAGAAAGTTCGTTGTTTTTAATTAATACGCGAGAAAATAATTTGGTTAGCGCACAACTTTCTAAAATTGCTTTAGAGAACCGATTTTATGTTTCAAATTCGGAGCTTTTTAAAATTATGGCCAATCCGGATTAA
- a CDS encoding HlyD family secretion protein, with protein MLNISDNKTRLQSLEQYETVKNLGNRPHYKILNRIIAGVSIIGLIALFLPWTQNISGTGAVTTLKPNQRPQSIQSVISGRIEKWYVQEGDFVKKGDTILFISEIKEDYMDPNLVENTKNQMNAKKQSLQSYGSKVNTLSGQIQAIETEKKLKLEQAQNKIKQSFLKIKSDSMDLVAVKTQLKIANTQYNRSLQLNKEGLKPLSDTEDKRLKLQEVEAKIITQENKYLTSKNEFINAKVEISRITAEYSEKVSKANSDKFTALSNQYDTDAQVNKLENQYANYSIRNGMYYIRAAQNGYINRALQSGIGETIKEGTPIATIMPSDYDIAVETFVNPIDLPLISKGEKVRVWFDGWPTIVFSGWPDMSYGTFGGKIVAIENFISENGKYRVLIAPDSSEAKWPKQLSIGSGAQTIALLDNVPIWFEIWRTLNGFPPNYYKTGTKTTKEKK; from the coding sequence ATGCTAAACATATCTGACAACAAAACAAGACTACAGTCACTGGAGCAATACGAAACAGTTAAAAACTTAGGAAACAGACCTCATTATAAAATTTTGAACAGAATTATAGCCGGTGTTTCAATAATTGGATTAATTGCGCTGTTTTTACCTTGGACACAAAACATTTCAGGAACAGGAGCTGTAACCACTTTGAAACCAAACCAAAGACCGCAATCTATTCAAAGTGTTATTTCTGGTCGAATAGAGAAATGGTATGTTCAAGAAGGTGACTTTGTCAAGAAAGGCGATACCATACTTTTTATTTCGGAGATTAAAGAAGATTACATGGATCCTAATTTGGTTGAAAACACTAAAAACCAAATGAATGCCAAGAAACAATCTTTGCAATCGTATGGTTCAAAAGTAAATACTCTTTCGGGTCAAATTCAAGCTATTGAAACCGAAAAGAAGCTAAAACTGGAACAAGCACAAAACAAAATCAAGCAATCATTTTTGAAAATAAAAAGTGATAGTATGGATTTAGTCGCCGTTAAAACACAATTAAAAATTGCAAACACACAATACAACAGGTCTTTGCAATTGAACAAAGAAGGTTTAAAACCATTAAGTGATACCGAAGACAAAAGACTAAAATTGCAAGAAGTTGAAGCAAAAATCATCACGCAAGAAAACAAATATTTAACCAGTAAAAATGAATTTATAAATGCTAAAGTAGAGATCAGCAGAATAACAGCTGAGTATTCAGAAAAAGTTTCTAAAGCCAACAGCGATAAATTCACGGCATTGAGCAATCAATATGACACTGATGCCCAAGTCAATAAATTAGAAAATCAATATGCTAATTACAGCATTCGAAATGGCATGTATTATATCAGAGCTGCGCAAAATGGTTACATCAACAGAGCATTGCAATCCGGTATTGGGGAAACCATAAAAGAAGGAACGCCAATCGCCACAATCATGCCTTCGGATTATGATATTGCAGTGGAGACATTTGTAAATCCAATCGATTTACCATTAATAAGCAAAGGCGAAAAAGTACGCGTTTGGTTTGACGGATGGCCAACTATAGTTTTCTCCGGATGGCCGGACATGTCTTATGGAACTTTTGGAGGTAAAATTGTAGCCATAGAAAATTTCATCAGTGAAAATGGCAAATACAGAGTTTTAATTGCTCCTGATTCTTCCGAAGCAAAATGGCCTAAACAATTAAGCATTGGTTCCGGAGCCCAAACTATTGCTCTATTAGACAATGTGCCTATATGGTTTGAAATATGGAGAACACTTAACGGTTTTCCTCCAAATTATTACAAAACTGGAACTAAAACAACTAAAGAAAAGAAATAA